One Chroicocephalus ridibundus chromosome 10, bChrRid1.1, whole genome shotgun sequence DNA window includes the following coding sequences:
- the CPNE9 gene encoding copine-9 isoform X3: MQLCANKLDKKDFFGKSDPFLVFYRSNEDGTFTICHKTEVVKNTLNPVWQPFTIPVRALCNGDYDRTVKIDVYDWDRDGSHDFIGEFATSYRELSRAQSQFTVYEVLNPRKKCKKKKYVNSGTVTLLSFSVESEFTFVDYIRGGTQLNFTVAIDFTASNGMPSQPTSLHYASPYQLSAYALALKAVGEIIQDYDSDKLFPAYGFGAKLPPDGKISHQFPLNNNVDNPSCAGIEGVLESYLQSLRTVQLYGPTNFAPVINQVAGTAAQVTDGSQYHVLLIITDGVISDMLQTKEAIVTASALPMSIIIVGVGPAEFEAMEELDGDEVRLSSRGRYAERDIVQFVPFRDYVDDSGNQVLSMARLAKDVLAEIPEQLLSYMKTRDIKPRQADPQ; encoded by the exons ATGCAGCTGTGTGCCAACAAGCTGGACAAGAAGGACTTCTTTGGAAAATCCGACCCCTTCCTTGTCTTCTACCGCAGCAACGAGGACGGCAC CTTCACCATCTGCCATAAGACGGAGGTGGTGAAGAACACGCTCAACCCGGTGTGGCAGCCCTTCACCATCCCCGTGCGCGCCCTCTGCAACGGCGACTATGACCG GACAGTGAAGATAGACGTGTACGACTGGGACCGGGACGGGAG CCATGACTTCATCGGGGAGTTTGCCACCAGCTACCGGGAGCTCTCCCGAGCACAGAGCCAGTTCACAGTGTACGAG GTGCTGAACCCCAGGAAGAAATGCAAGAAGAAGAAATACGTGAACTCCGGCAcc GTGACACTGCTCTCCTTCTCCGTCGAGTCTGAGTTCACTTTCGTTGACTACATTCGGGGCGG GACGCAGCTGAATTTCACCGTGGCCATCGACTTCACGGCCTCCAACG GGATGCCGTCGCAGCCCACCTCGCTGCACTACGCGAGCCCCTACCAGCTGAGCGCCTACGCCCTGGCGCTGAAGGCGGTGGGGGAGATCATCCAGGACTACGACAGCGACAAGCTCTTCCCTGCCTACGGCTTCGGCGCCAAACTCCCGCCCGACGGCAAGATCTCCCACCAGTTCCCCCTG aaCAACAATGTGGACAACCCCAGCTGTGCCGGCATTGAGGGTGTGCTCGAGTCCTACCTCCAGAGCCTGCGCACCGTCCAGCTCTACGGTCCCACCAACTTCGCCCCCGTCATCAACCAGGTGGCCGG GACGGCCGCACAGGTGACCGACGGCTCACAGTACCACGTCCTCCTCATCATCACCGACGGCGTCATCTCCGACATGCTGCAGACCAAGGAGGCCATCGTCACC gCTTCCGCCTTGCCCATGTCCATCATCATCGTGGGAGTGGGTCCAGCTGAGTTTGAGG CCATGGAGGAGCTGGATGGTGATGAGGTGCGGTTGTCCTCCCGGGGACGCTACGCCGAGAGGGACATCGTGCAG TTTGTGCCGTTTCGGGATTACGTGGATGACTCGGGAAACCAGGTGCTGAGCATGGCCCGCCTGGCCAAGGACGTGCTGGCCGAGATCCCCGAGCAGCTGCTCTCCTACATGAAGACCCGTGACATCAAGCCTCGCCAAGCAGACCCCCAGTAG